The region ACTTTTTACTCGTTTCCCTTATGCTTAAAACTACGCCCAAAATGATAATGACTCCACCAATCAATTGGTATATGCTTAACACTTCATTAAGTAGCAGAACTGAAAATAATACACCAAAAATAGGAACAAGATTCATTAAAGTCATCGCAGAACTAGAAGATAATTTGCGTAGTCCGAAGTTATATAATAAAAAAGCAATAACCGAACAGAAAACACCTAGATACAATAAGATTAGAAACGATTTTATATCTGGTGTTTGCCAACTTGACTCCTCTATAAAGGCTAATGGAATAAACGTAATAGCCCCTGCCAAAGTTTGATAAAAAGATATAGTAATCATGGAATATTTTTGGACAACTTTACGAGTTGTAAAGTTATAGAGAGCAAAAATAAAACCTGCAACAATTAATATAATATTACCAACCAACTGTTTATCATCTGTCTGAGTTTCAGGACTATAGGATATTTGATATACACCTATCATGGCTACGCCAATTCCAATACCCTTTAGCCAGGATGTCTTTGTTTTAAAAAAGAGAAATTCCATTAAAGCCGTTATAGCAGGATATGATGCGACAATAATAGCAGCATTAGATGCTGTCGTTAATTCAACTCCTATGTTCTCCAAAGAAAAATAAAGGGTAGTACCTAGTACACCACTAATAGACATTAACCCTATATCTTTGACTGAAGGCTTAATTTTATCTTTCTTGATGAAGAGAATAAGGCCTAAAATAACAGCAGCTATAACAAAACGAGCTGCGCCTAATGTAAGTGGTGGAAAAGAAGTATAGGCTATTTTGGTCCCAACAAACGATGTACTCCATAAAAGGACGGCTATTATGGAAGCACTTATGTATAAACTATTTCCTCTTCTAACCCTCCTTGTTTTTAATCTTTCTTGTTGTTTCGCCATCATTGTATCCATTATTACACCTCCAAGCAGTATTAAAAACTATATAGTAGCTACTTTTGTAGCAACTAAAATTAAATTATAATTTTTAATTCAAACTGTCAAGTATAGTAATGGTATACTTAGTTTAAAATCATTGACTCTATCCCCGTATTATCAAGGAGGAACACTCATGACATTAGATATAATAAAAATTTTGAAAGATGTAAATTTTACTGAATACGAGGCAAAAGCATATTTGGCTTTATTGGAAAAGTCGCCTCTCTCAGGATATGCTATCTCCTTAAACTCTGGAGTTCCAAGGTCTAAAATTTATGAAGTATTAGGAGGTCTAGTAGACCGTGGAGAAGTCATGGTCAGTCATGAAAATCCAGCGCTCTATACACCGTTACCTCCTAATGAATTAATCAATTTGAAAAAACGTAAAGCTGAATCTTCTTTTGAAGTAGCTGAAGAAGCTCTCGAAAATTATTCTTATGTATCCTTAAACAGAGAAAATATCTGGAATATTACAGGTTATGAACTTATACTAAATCGTACGAAGGAAGCTATAAAAGAAGCTACAGGGCGTATCCTATTGGAAATATGGGCAGAAGATGCCCAGGAACTAAAAGAAGAATTACAAGCAGCAGCCAAAAGAGGCGTAGAAATTTTAATTGTTTCTTATGGAGATTTAGTATTTGATTTTGCGCAGGTTCACCAGCATGATGCAAGCGAAGAAATAACCAATGAATATGGGGGACGATGGATTGTTCTGAGTGCTGATGATCGAGAAGTGGTTGCAGGTATATTATCACTTGGTGAAGATAGCCGTGCTGCCTGGACGATGCATCCTGGATTAGTTATGCCAATTACGGAAGTTATCATTCACGACTTGTATATCTATGAAATGATGAAAAAACATCGAGATATACTAGAGTCAAGCTTTGGTCCAAATCTTATTGAACTTCGTAATCGGTTTAAATTCAGCTCCTCAGGTTATAGCGTGGCAGCAAAATTAGGATTAATTAAATAGCCAGTGTAACAGCTTATATACTAATAATAAAATTACTTAACATAATCACGTTTATCGACAGAAAAAAGAGCTTGGATGAATCAATCCAAGCTCTTTTTTTATGTTGGTAAAGGAAAAACCCTATTACTGCTCCAAGTAAGGCTATGACAACTCCAACTCTAAGTAGAGGTATTATAAAATCAGATAAATCTATGTATGTTGTTTCTTGCAAATCTTCTCCTACAGTAACTTCTTTATAAGGAACTGTAAAAAGCGCTAATGATATACATAGAATAAAACCATATAAAAAGCCTTCTTCAATAAACTTTAACAAAAGTACCCCCACCCATCACGTGTAAATCTATTCACCAGTTGCACCAAATAAAAACTCCAGCAATAATTAAAGGAATACAGGCTATCAATACACCATAAAAGGTAACTCCGTTCGTTCAATAATACGAACAATATAATTACTTAAGTTTTTATATTGATAATATCCTCCGTCTTTGGTTGGAAATAATGGCCCTTGATCACTTGTATTTAATGCTGTACTGACATGGCGTCTTGCTCTAAAGGCAAGAATGCGTTCATATAAAGAGGGATGAAGTAACTTATCAAATTTCTTTCCACCCTTACCTACTCCTCTTAACCGATAATGGCCACTTAAACTGTCTAGATACACGTCTCCCCACGAAGCTTTGGCTATTTCTTGTACACGAAGACCTGTCATGGCCAACATGGTTAACAATCCACGGTTGATAGGTTGCTTTCTTTTACTTGTCTACTATAACGGGAGCATACCAAACTCTTATAGGTAGTCATAATAAATAAAAGAAGTAAGCCGTTAATGAAGGCTTACCTTTTTATTAACCTTGTAGTTGTTCATGAGTATCTATTTTCTCCTTTTGCGTAACTTTATGAGGTTCAGGCAGTAACAAGTTTAAAATGGCTGCTCCTGCTAAGATCATAATTGAAACATAAAAAGAAATATTATAACTACCTGTTTCGTTATAAAATAAGCCTGGCAAATAAGCGCCCAATGCCGATCCTATTTGATGACTAAGAAATAACCATCCTAAAATAAACCCAATGGAGTATCCTTTAAAATATTGAGTACCTAGTAATTGAGTTGGAGCTACAGTTGCAAAGTCAACTAATCCAAAGAATACTGCAAAAACAAGCAATAATGCAGAATTATGACTGTACAAGAGCATACAAATAGATATCGCCCTCATTCCATATAAAAGGAATAACATTTTGCGACTACTCCAGCGATCAGCCACAACACCAGATAGTAAGATACCTATAATATTAAACCCAGCAAGTATACTTACTGCAGCACTAGTAACACTTGTTGAGAATCCATGATCATGTGAAAAAGGAATAAGGTGCGTATCCATTAATCCTGTAGTAGTGAAACCACAAATAGCAAAAGGTAAGATTAAAAACCAAAACTCTCTTTTTAGAAAGACATTCCATATTGAAGAGTTTGTGTTTAAAGCTTTTTTTTCGCCTGTACCTTCTTCTACGATTTCACCCCCCAATAGGAACTAAACCTTTCTCTTTAGGATGATTCCGTAAAAATAAAAGGACGATAGGAAAGACAATAAGCACTAAAAAGGCGCCTAATATAACAACTGTCATTTTCCAATTAAGCCAATGAATTAACATGAGAGATCCTGGGACAAGAAGCATTTGTCCAGCACTAAATCCAGCTTCCATAATCCCAAACGCAAGTCCACGTTTTTCGTTAAACCAATTGGTCACAACCACTGTTGCGGCTACATTGGAGGCTCCTCCCACGCCGAGAGAAACCATAATTTCGTAAAGAAAGAATAATTGCCAGGGATGAGTTACAAAAGATGTGAGAAAAATACTTATACCTACTAGAAAAGTGCTAAAGGATAAAATGAGCCAAGCACCCAATTTATCTACCAATCTTCCAATGAGTGGTTGAGACAGCCCATAAGTAATAAAACTCAATGTTGAGATAAGAGAAATGGTTCCTCTATCCATTAAGAAATCTGTTTCCCAAGGTTCAACAAAAGCTCCAAATGAAAGACGAACACCTTGAACGGCTAAAAAGGTCAAAAATGTAACAAAAACAATAATCCAAGCGTAATGAAATGTTCTTTTCATATATTCCCCTCAAATAAAAGTGATTATTTTTTTCTTAGCTCTAAATCCCAGCGTTCTTCTATTAAAGTAGCTCCCCACAAGGATTTTTTCTCTTGCACTTCCATTATTTCAAACCCAAATTTTTTATAGAGTGGTCTAGCTGTCACCATATCACTAACGGTCCAAAGAAAAAGGCGTTCATAATCAAGTTCTTTACAGTATTGAACTAGAGAGTTAATAAGTTGACTCCCTATTCCTTTTTTGTGAAATGACGGATTTACTAAGAACCACCTTAACTGTCCTACCTTATTGCCATCATTCACTAAGCCAATACAGCCTGCAAACTCGCGATTTATTTCTGCTATCCAGATTCTTTCTATATCAGCATTAAAAGTCTCCTGAAGATATGCTAAAAAGCTGTTATCCCATTTATGTACTTGATTATAAAATAACCATTGTTGTTCAATTATGGTGTTAATATCATCAGAAGTATAATAGCTTCTAACAGAAACAGCTTCTACGTCTTTTTCTTTAAATGACGTAGAAAGAATTTCTTGTATGGTATTCATTGAGGCTACAAGCTTTTGTTGTTGATCATGGTCCAAGCTTCCAAGAATATATTCTACTTGCTGATTAGCTTTTTTCTCTAACTCTTTGTAAATCAATTCCCCATGGCTGGTTACATATAAAAGAAGATTACGTCCATCCTCTTTACACTTTTGCTTATAAACCATCTTTTCTTTTTCGAATTTTTTGATAATTCTACTTACATAACCACCATCTAAATCTAATCTTTCTTGAATGTTTTTAGCCGTACAATTACTAGTGTTATAAATTTCAAATAGAATACGAGTTTCTGTTAAAGAAAACGGACTGTCATAGATATGTTCATTTAAAAAACCTAAAATATCTGTGTAAAAACGGTTAAACTTCCTAAATTCAAGAACACACTTACTGTGTACATCAATCATTTTTACACCTCTTTTAAATAATATAAACGTAATTATTTACCAATTATAACCCCAACACTTGCCTAAGTCAACTATTATTCTTGAATTTTATTCTTTTAAAAAAGAATGCGATATACAAACTTAGTTGCCATAATATTCCTTATCGGTACAAAAACAGCTTGATGATTAATTTTATTAAAATCATATAAAAATAAAATATGTTCCGATATACATAATCAAAATAACCCCAAGCTTATAAGGTTCAATTATAAAATTAAAAAAGTGAGTTTGAGTAATAAGAAATTGTATGAACATAGGAATAAACATACATTGCCATATAAAATCTCTATCTTTAACAATCTTGAAAACAAAAATTATTGAGCCAATAATTGTGCAAACTAAATAAAGCAAGTATCCCTCCCCCAACATTTCAAATTTAACACATTTATCCAATAAATTGTTAATTAATATAATCTTCGTTATGTAAAATTTCACATGAACTAAATCACTTCAAATAGATATGTAATAATTAACTTACTTTATTCAAAATATCGTTAATTATTACATACTTTGTAGAAAAACTAACAATATTTCGCTGTCTAATACCGCAGTCGTATTTATACTCTCATATATATGCTAAAATAACCAATAAACCAATGATCCTACAAAATGGAGTTGTGTATAAAAAAATTTCGGATTAAATACGGAGGGTCTATAGCTATCATGGGTATTGCACAAGCGAAAAATCAATTAGAACAACCAAAACTAGATATAAAGCCTAGAATAGGATTACTGATTATAGGTATTATCCTAATTGGGGCTAATCTCAGAGCTCCCTTAACATCTGTAGGACCACTAGTGGCTTCTATTCGTGACAGTTTGGGAATATCTAATACTTTAGCAGGGACAATAACTACAGTGCCGTTACTAGCTTTTGCATTCCTATCTCCTTTTGTTCCAAAGTTAGCTCGGCGTTTTGGCATGGAGTTTACGCTATTCATTTCTTTAATCTTATTAACAATTGGAATTGGAATACGTTCTTTTGGTGGAGTAGAAACCCTATTTATAGGAACGATCTTAATTGGTTTATCTATTGCCATTGGTAATGTATTGTTGCCCAGTCTAATTAAATATAACTTTGCACAAAATATAGGCATGATGACAGGAATTTATGCAGTTTCTATGAATTTATGTGGCGCTATTGGATCTGGTATAAGTATTCCTATTTCTTCATTATCGGGTTTAGGATGGACCGGAGCCCTTGGATGTTGGGGATTTTTGTCTCTTCTTACTATTTTCATTTGGTTGCCTCAATTGCGAACTCGACATAAGCCTATGAAGTCTGACCAAACAGCGCAAAAGGTTAAATCTATTAACTTATGGGGTTCTAAACTAGCATGGAATGTCACATTATTTATGGGATTTCAATCCTTTATCTTCTACACAGTTATTACATGGATGCCTGAAATTCTTGAACAAAAGGGATTGAACACTCATGACGCTGGCTGGATGTTATCGTTAATGCAGCTTGCTGTGCTTCCTATTACGTTTATTGTTCCTATTTTAGCTGGACGTTTACAAAGTCAGCGTTTATTAGTAGTTGTTCCAGCCGTCTTGCTTATTGTAGGGTTATTCGGCATCTTATATGGAAGTACACTCCTTATCCCACTATGGATTATTATGGTTGGAATTGGAGTTGGATTTGTATTTAGTTTAGCTATGATGTTCTTTAGTTTACGTACAAAAAGTACTAACGAGGCAGCAGAGCTATCGGGTATGGCTCAATCATTCGGTTATCTTTTGTCTGCTGTAGGGCCTGTGTTATTTGGAGGGCTACACGACATTACACACAGCTGGACTATTCCTTTACTAATGTTAGTTTTAGTTTCAGTCCTTATTTTTATTGTGGGCATGGGAGCAGGGAAAAATGAATATGTAACTTCTAAATAATTAAGCAATATAAAAACCCTTTAGAACGGTAGCTCTAGAGGGTTTCTATATTGCTTATTATTCTACATTTACTTTAATTGTTTCTTACTGTCGGTATTACTCATTCCATATATTACACCTCGACATATACTTCGAAGGCTTTTTGTGTTGGATTTTCATTACAATTATTATGTATATGAATAATTTCCCTTTCTTTATCCATACTAACGACGATACATAATCTAGTCAAAGTAGGAGGAATTTTAAATGATGGAAAATCCACAAGGGCAAACACATCAAAACATGCACACAGGAAATGTCCCTTCACAAATGAATCATGGAGGCCACGAGGTATTTGATGTACATGAGGTGTTATCAGGAGCAATTGATACATTGAACTCATATATGTTACTAAGCCAACACGTGAAGGATCCGGAGTTAAAAGATATTCTGGATCGCCAATATCAATTTATTCAACAGGAATACAATACAACAGTAGAATGCTTTAAAACAGGGCAGGATCCTTCCACGCCTACACAGAGTTATAGAATGAAACAAGGTAATGACTTTGTATATGGTCTTAAACCTTCTCAGCCAAAGAAACCGTTGCAGTCTGCATCAGAAATTACAGATGAGTGGATTTCAGGACATATGCTTGGTGCTGTAAAATCATCTGCTTCGATGAAAACAATGTCAGCACTCGAAACAACCAATCCAGTTGTACGTCGTGTACTAGCTGATTCTGTTCCAAATTGTATTGAAATGGCGTATGAAATTTCCCTTTATCAAAACAAACATCATTATTATCAAGTACCACAGCTTGCCCAACAAGACCTGCAGCAAATGGTAAATGCATTTGCACCTGCTCAAGGTCAACCGCAAATGCCAAATAACAATACCACTCATTAATATAAAAGAAGTGATTATAACGTAAGAGTGGTTCATTTTATAGTGCTAGAAACTTGATATTTCGAATCTTCATCAAATTAAGAAGAATTAATAGCGCTCAAGCGTGTCAAAGCTATCCTTTTTGTAAAATAACCAAAAGGATAGCTTTTTTTATAAAATCAGATATATTTCTCAGTTTAAATAGTTTACAAATACAAATTTAACTTAGAGTTGTGACTCTAAGTTATCTGAAGTCTTGGAATGTAAAGGTTAAAATTGGCACCTATTTATAATGAGATGAAGTAGGGTCACACGATGGTTTTGCGGTATTCGTTGATTGTGCTAACTTAGTTAAATAGTAGCATTCCTCCCTCATCATATGATCGGCCATTAAAGCAGAAAATGTACTAAGCATTTCGTTTGATAGTTCTAATTCTTCGATCTCATGAAGAAATACTTGAAATAACTCTATTTCTAACTTAACGTCTTTGTTCATTTTCTTTAATGCTGGAAAGGATTCTAGATTCGTTCTTAAATAACCAGTTAATTCTACAGCCTTCAGATAAAAATGTTCAAAATGGCTAGAAAATTGCATACTTTTTTGTTTTAGTTGCTTTTCTACTGCATCAAGACTATCGGAAATAGCTCCAGCATGTCCCGCAGCATCTAATGTCCATAATAAATGATGATGAAGCTCATGAAAGATGGGTGGAATTTGTTGTTGTTCTAAGTAGCTAAGAATTAATAAATACTCATCCAGTTCATTGACCATATGGTTTAGAAAAGTAGGTGTAAGATGAATCGTAAAGTCAGTTGTTAAGTGCTTTTTTAATAAGGATAGTTTAAATTCTTTGAGTGCTATTGTTTGAGCTTTAGCTTTCATTGTAATGCTTTCTAGGTTGTTATGTTCTGCTTTAACTTTCTCTAACAAACTATTAAAAGATTGGATGAAGGTTTTAGCCACTTGTATTTCTTTGTGCTCTTTTTCTGCCAAGGCATCTAAGATAAATTGGGAATGGTCTTTCAAAATTTGAATCCAAAATGTATGTTCAAATTTTGCATTTTGAGTATAGTTACTATTCATTATTTTCCTCCTTTAATAAGATAGTCACTTTCCATACATATTAAAGAAAACCTATTTATATTAATATATAAGAGAAAATCTAGCACATTTAAGCTAAATGTTTTATCAAAACCAAAATACATTTTATAAAAAACAGTTATATTTCATTTTTTATTTTCGGTTATAAGAGTAAAGTATAAAGAGGCTTTCTAATCCTCATTGCTTCAAGTTGACAACATGCTAAAAGAAAAGCCTACTGATTCATTCCGTATCAGTAGATTTTTCTTTGTGATACATAAGTTATTATCACTTGAGCAAACTACCCAAGAAGCCGTGAGGCATCATAAGAATAATTCTCCTATTTCCTTACGAGGACAGAAAAAACTACTGAACAGGAGCAGTAGTTTTTTTCTATTTCAACCTGTATATGATATACAAAATTTGTTAACATAATCACAATTATCGGTAGGAGCACAAATAACTCTGTTCGAATAAATCGAAACAGAGCTACAATGAGTATGAAAAATTTCCTGATTAATTACAGCATTTTATATATTTCAATAAGATTCTTATCTGGATCCCGAAAATGTGCAATACGTGATCTCCATTCTTTACGATCGTGTGGTTCAGTAACAAATTCAACCCCATTTTCTCTTAAATAATCATAGGTCTTATCTACGTTCTCTACTTCAAATTGAAGTAAAAAGTTTGATTGGGATTCGCCGTCTAAAGACTTATTTTCCTTTCCAATCACTTCTGCCATGGCATTTTGAGATAAAAGCTCGATTTTCGTTTCTCCATTATTGAAAAGTGCATACTCCATTTCTTCCTGATACCAACTTATTGAAATTCCTAACAGATCCCTATAGAATTCAGTACTCTTTTTAAAATCATTAACTAATAGTCTGATTTGTAGCAGCTTCAATTCAATCTCCTCCTCATGATATAATTCTCTTTATTTATCAAAAGACCTTCGTGTTTTCTTCTCCGTTTACCCTGCACATTTTTAGTTAACCTAATAGAAGTTATAGATAATTGTCCTTTCTTAATTGTGATTTTTCAATTTTTCTAGCTTTTCTATGTCTCCATTAACTATTACATCAATATGGTCAGAAATAATCTCAATATTTAAATCCCACCATTGAATTTCTAGTAATTTATTAATAATTTGTTCTGGGAAACGTTCTTTGATTTTCTGTGCAGGATTTCCTCCAACAATCGTGTAGGGTTCTACATCCTTTGTAATAACTGATTTGGCTGCTACAATGGCACCATCACCTATATTAATCCCAGGCATAATGACCGTATCCATCCCAACCCAGACATCGTTTCCAATTATCGTATCTCCTTTAAACGGCAATTGATTTAACGTGGGTGTATGTTTCTCCCAACCTTCTCCGAAAATATTAAACGGATACGTTGAGAAGCCATCCATCCTATGATTAGCTCCATTCATAATAAACGTTACGCCGAGGGCTATGGCACAAAATTTCCCTATAACAAGTCGATCACCAAAAAATTCATAATGGTACAATACTTGATCTTCAAAGGATTCTCCGTTTCTTGCATCGTAATAAGAATAATCGCCTACAATGATATTTGGCCTAGTGGTTGTATTTTTAATGAATTGTACAACATTATTTCCTTTAATCGGATATTTATCTGTAGGATTTGGGCCGTGTGCTTTATTTGATTCCATAAATATTCACTGCCTCTCACGGTTTTTGGACAAAACTCAATCGCCCTAACTTATTACATTCCTCTGCGAACTATAAGGCTTTATCAGATCCGACTACAATACCATGTGGCTCCGCATTCTTTATAGGAATAGGATATTCCGTAATTTTCCCATTCACTGTAATACGACCGATTTGATTGCTTCCCCATTCAGTAAACCATAAAGCATGATCAGTACCAGCTACAATAAAAGAAGGGTAAGAACCTGGATCTGGCAAATCATACTCAGTGATTTCACCATCTCGTGAAATTACTCCTACTCTATTACCGTTCATTTCTGTAAACCAAATGTCTCCATTGTGTCCTTGTGTGATTTCAAAAGGTCCAGAATCGCTGGTCGGTAGCGTATATTCAGTAATTTCACCTGTTACTGTTAGTTTTCCGATTTTATTTACCCTATTTTCAGTAAACCATATATCACCCTGAGCTGTAGAAGTGATAGATAGAACGCCTGCATTGACAGTAGGAAGATCAATATGCGTTAATTTACCATCAACAGTCATTCGACCTATTTGATTCGTTTT is a window of Priestia aryabhattai DNA encoding:
- a CDS encoding Vgb family protein yields the protein MRINIEEYELPHIDSGPYGITTGKDGALRFTQHKTNQIGRMTVDGKLTHIDLPTVNAGVLSITSTAQGDIWFTENRVNKIGKLTVTGEITEYTLPTSDSGPFEITQGHNGDIWFTEMNGNRVGVISRDGEITEYDLPDPGSYPSFIVAGTDHALWFTEWGSNQIGRITVNGKITEYPIPIKNAEPHGIVVGSDKAL
- a CDS encoding VOC family protein; translation: MKLLQIRLLVNDFKKSTEFYRDLLGISISWYQEEMEYALFNNGETKIELLSQNAMAEVIGKENKSLDGESQSNFLLQFEVENVDKTYDYLRENGVEFVTEPHDRKEWRSRIAHFRDPDKNLIEIYKML
- a CDS encoding TrmB family transcriptional regulator, with translation MTLDIIKILKDVNFTEYEAKAYLALLEKSPLSGYAISLNSGVPRSKIYEVLGGLVDRGEVMVSHENPALYTPLPPNELINLKKRKAESSFEVAEEALENYSYVSLNRENIWNITGYELILNRTKEAIKEATGRILLEIWAEDAQELKEELQAAAKRGVEILIVSYGDLVFDFAQVHQHDASEEITNEYGGRWIVLSADDREVVAGILSLGEDSRAAWTMHPGLVMPITEVIIHDLYIYEMMKKHRDILESSFGPNLIELRNRFKFSSSGYSVAAKLGLIK
- a CDS encoding DMT family transporter, whose translation is MDTMMAKQQERLKTRRVRRGNSLYISASIIAVLLWSTSFVGTKIAYTSFPPLTLGAARFVIAAVILGLILFIKKDKIKPSVKDIGLMSISGVLGTTLYFSLENIGVELTTASNAAIIVASYPAITALMEFLFFKTKTSWLKGIGIGVAMIGVYQISYSPETQTDDKQLVGNIILIVAGFIFALYNFTTRKVVQKYSMITISFYQTLAGAITFIPLAFIEESSWQTPDIKSFLILLYLGVFCSVIAFLLYNFGLRKLSSSSAMTLMNLVPIFGVLFSVLLLNEVLSIYQLIGGVIIILGVVLSIRETSKK
- a CDS encoding bifunctional helix-turn-helix transcriptional regulator/GNAT family N-acetyltransferase; translation: MIDVHSKCVLEFRKFNRFYTDILGFLNEHIYDSPFSLTETRILFEIYNTSNCTAKNIQERLDLDGGYVSRIIKKFEKEKMVYKQKCKEDGRNLLLYVTSHGELIYKELEKKANQQVEYILGSLDHDQQQKLVASMNTIQEILSTSFKEKDVEAVSVRSYYTSDDINTIIEQQWLFYNQVHKWDNSFLAYLQETFNADIERIWIAEINREFAGCIGLVNDGNKVGQLRWFLVNPSFHKKGIGSQLINSLVQYCKELDYERLFLWTVSDMVTARPLYKKFGFEIMEVQEKKSLWGATLIEERWDLELRKK
- a CDS encoding spore coat protein, translating into MENPQGQTHQNMHTGNVPSQMNHGGHEVFDVHEVLSGAIDTLNSYMLLSQHVKDPELKDILDRQYQFIQQEYNTTVECFKTGQDPSTPTQSYRMKQGNDFVYGLKPSQPKKPLQSASEITDEWISGHMLGAVKSSASMKTMSALETTNPVVRRVLADSVPNCIEMAYEISLYQNKHHYYQVPQLAQQDLQQMVNAFAPAQGQPQMPNNNTTH
- a CDS encoding DUF2935 domain-containing protein translates to MNSNYTQNAKFEHTFWIQILKDHSQFILDALAEKEHKEIQVAKTFIQSFNSLLEKVKAEHNNLESITMKAKAQTIALKEFKLSLLKKHLTTDFTIHLTPTFLNHMVNELDEYLLILSYLEQQQIPPIFHELHHHLLWTLDAAGHAGAISDSLDAVEKQLKQKSMQFSSHFEHFYLKAVELTGYLRTNLESFPALKKMNKDVKLEIELFQVFLHEIEELELSNEMLSTFSALMADHMMREECYYLTKLAQSTNTAKPSCDPTSSHYK
- a CDS encoding Vat family streptogramin A O-acetyltransferase — encoded protein: MESNKAHGPNPTDKYPIKGNNVVQFIKNTTTRPNIIVGDYSYYDARNGESFEDQVLYHYEFFGDRLVIGKFCAIALGVTFIMNGANHRMDGFSTYPFNIFGEGWEKHTPTLNQLPFKGDTIIGNDVWVGMDTVIMPGINIGDGAIVAAKSVITKDVEPYTIVGGNPAQKIKERFPEQIINKLLEIQWWDLNIEIISDHIDVIVNGDIEKLEKLKNHN
- a CDS encoding CynX/NimT family MFS transporter — translated: MGIAQAKNQLEQPKLDIKPRIGLLIIGIILIGANLRAPLTSVGPLVASIRDSLGISNTLAGTITTVPLLAFAFLSPFVPKLARRFGMEFTLFISLILLTIGIGIRSFGGVETLFIGTILIGLSIAIGNVLLPSLIKYNFAQNIGMMTGIYAVSMNLCGAIGSGISIPISSLSGLGWTGALGCWGFLSLLTIFIWLPQLRTRHKPMKSDQTAQKVKSINLWGSKLAWNVTLFMGFQSFIFYTVITWMPEILEQKGLNTHDAGWMLSLMQLAVLPITFIVPILAGRLQSQRLLVVVPAVLLIVGLFGILYGSTLLIPLWIIMVGIGVGFVFSLAMMFFSLRTKSTNEAAELSGMAQSFGYLLSAVGPVLFGGLHDITHSWTIPLLMLVLVSVLIFIVGMGAGKNEYVTSK